The nucleotide sequence CAGGCGTTCAACTACTACCAGGCGCGGTATGTCACGATCGAGATGGACGACAAGGGGATGGTTGTCGACAAGATCGAGGATCGCATAAAGCAGTACAATCCCAAGCTTATCTATACGGTATCGAATTTCCAGAACCCAACCGGGATCACGATGTCCGAGGACCGTCGGATTCGGCTGTGCGAACTGGCGGCGCGGTACAACATTCCGGTGGTTGACGACAATCCGTACGGGGATATCCGGTTTGCCGGCAAAAACCTGCCGTCGCTCAAGTCGCTCGGCGGCGACGAAGTCATCACTCTTCGCACGTTCTCGAAGACGCTGACACCGGGTCTTCGGATCGGCTGGATGAATGGTCCCAAATGGATCTTGACTCAGTTCGAGAAAGTGAAGCAGTGCGCGGACCTGCATACCAGTACGTTCGGTCAGTATGTGGTTTATGAGTTCCTCAGGCAGGGTCTGTTGGAGCCGCATATAGAGAAGATCAAGGTCTGTTATCGTGAGAAGCGGGATGTCATGGTCCGGACGATGGAGGAGACGTTCCCCAAAGGCATAACGTGGACGCGGCCGGACGGCGGGTTGTTTTTGTGGGTTCGGCTGCCGGAGCGGCTCTCCGCGAAGGTATTGTTCCCGAAGGCGGTGGAGCAGAAGGTTGCGTACGTTTACGGTCAGCCGTTTTTCCCGCATGGCGAGGGAGAAAACACGCTTCGGTTGAACTTCTCGACCGCCTCAAAGGACGATATCGTAGAAGGGACCAAGCGGCTGGCGCGTCTGTTCCACGAAGTAATGGATTGAGAGCTGGCGGAGGGATCAGAATACAAAGCCCGCTGATCGGCGGGCTTTTCTGTTGCCGACCGGAACGATGAGGTTTAATTGCGGGAATGCGAACGATCACCTTTCACAAGTACCACGCTCTCGAGAACGATTTCGCGGTGGTTGAGGCCGTTCGGCGGGGCACCAAAGCGGCGAATGCCACGATGGCGCGCTCGGTCTGCAATCGGAGGCGGGGGATAGGCGCCGACGGGGTGGTGCTGCTTTCGAAATCGTCCAAGGCGGACCGGCGGATTGACATTTACAATGCCGACGGTTCGTGGGCGGAGAAGTCCGGCAACGGGCTGCGGATCGCGGCCGTGCATCTCTGGTCGCAGGCGACGGGGCGGAGGGACTTCACGTTCGAGACGGCGACGAGTATCGACCGGGTTACGCTGGGGAAGCGGACGCGGGAGGGGCTGGTGGCCACCGCCGAACTGGGATGTCCGGAGTTTGCGGCAGAGCGGGTGCCGGTGCGGTCCAGGACCCCGTACGTGATAAACGCGCCGCTGAAGATCGGGCCGCAGGCGCTGCCGATGACGTGTTTGTCGGTCGGCAATCCGCACGC is from Candidatus Zixiibacteriota bacterium and encodes:
- a CDS encoding PLP-dependent aminotransferase family protein, with protein sequence MLGWMTERVQPNKWPIAPHVHYLEASIIREILKFSSQPGVISFAGGLPAAELFPIDLLKKVAVDVLDNFGAKAVQYTLTRGVPELTRLLAERATEAGTPTTPENLLVTSGSQQGIELIARAFLDPGDYVLTENPTYVGALQAFNYYQARYVTIEMDDKGMVVDKIEDRIKQYNPKLIYTVSNFQNPTGITMSEDRRIRLCELAARYNIPVVDDNPYGDIRFAGKNLPSLKSLGGDEVITLRTFSKTLTPGLRIGWMNGPKWILTQFEKVKQCADLHTSTFGQYVVYEFLRQGLLEPHIEKIKVCYREKRDVMVRTMEETFPKGITWTRPDGGLFLWVRLPERLSAKVLFPKAVEQKVAYVYGQPFFPHGEGENTLRLNFSTASKDDIVEGTKRLARLFHEVMD
- the dapF gene encoding diaminopimelate epimerase — encoded protein: MRTITFHKYHALENDFAVVEAVRRGTKAANATMARSVCNRRRGIGADGVVLLSKSSKADRRIDIYNADGSWAEKSGNGLRIAAVHLWSQATGRRDFTFETATSIDRVTLGKRTREGLVATAELGCPEFAAERVPVRSRTPYVINAPLKIGPQALPMTCLSVGNPHAVLVVKDFEFDWMTLGSEIEHSALFPNGTNVEFVRPVSRRRIEVAEWERGAGATGSSGTGAAAAVCAMVMLGLAERECEVVFRPGSLWVRWRTEDDVVELTGPVQFIGSGSCAVR